The Pseudanabaena sp. ABRG5-3 genome includes the window CTCTAAACTAAATTTATTTTAATTTATATAAAAACGTATCACACAACACGCTTTTGTTGGAAGTTATAGAGATTAAAATCCCACTAGGCTAAGTATCCTAACAAATTTAGTGAAATTAATTGTGCATAATACTTCTAACCAAAACTTATGCCTTAATTACTGTCTTTAATCAGATACTCAAATCATTTAGCGTAAATATTTTCAAGATAATCGAATAATTGAAGATGACTGCGCTAGAATATGTGCGGATGAGTATTTCTAGATCGCATGTTTAGTTTCAGTATTGACAGTCGTCTTCTGTTTCATCGTGGCAGGCTTCTTTCCGAAATCTCTATCTCTACACATATCTGATTGTTGAAGCAAGTATTATGTCTATTTATGTTGGTAATCTCTCTTATGAGGTTACAGAAGATGATTTAAAAGCCGTATTTGCAGAATATGGCAAAATCACTCGTGTTCATTTACCCATTGATCGCGAATCTGGTCGCCCACGCGGTTTCGCTTTTGTGGAAATGACTGATGAAAAAGAAGAAGATGCAGCGATCGAAGCACTCGATGAAGCAGAATGGATGGGTCGTTCACTCAAGGTGAACAAAGCTAAGCCTCGTGAAAGTTCTGACTCCTTTGGTGGCGGCAGAGGCGGCTTTAAGGGCGGCGGTGGTCGTCCTTCAGGTGGCGGCGGTCGTCGTTACTAATTAAAAAAGAGGGGGTGTAAAGCACCCCCTCTTTTTTATTGGTTAATGGAGCGCCTTAAGGCTGAGCCATCACCTATGATTCCTAAATTTCTGATGATTTGATTTTTTCTAGCTTCTTCTAGCTTGTTGAGGTCGTTGTAGTTAACCCAAGCAATGCAGTCTACAGGGCAAGTATCAATCGCTTCCTGTACTAGATCTTCTTCATCGCCATCTTGGGCAATGACCCTTGCGCGTCCATATTCCTGTTCTAAAAAGAAAGTACCACTAGCTGTATGGGCGCAATGTCCACAACCGATACATACAGTTTCATCGACAAATACTGCATTTTGTCGCAACTCACCACCCAGTTCGGGTTCAAAGCCAGAGCGATCGCTAATATCTGGCTCTAAACCCGTGGATAATGGTTCTGCTGTATGAACAGGCAAATTATCCATTCCAACGCTGAAGAACTAAACGTACTGAGCCATCTTCGCGTACTTGCTGCTCAGCGAGGGCAAATCCTTGATTGCTCGATTCGCTCATCACTGTGGCGATCGCATAGCGCTGAGTGACCTTTTGCAAGAAACTTTCTACAGTCCAAGGCTGTTGCCAAAACTGCATATCGGCAACTAGGGCATATTCAGAACCATTCCACTGAAAGCCAACATCATAACCATT containing:
- a CDS encoding ferredoxin, producing MDNLPVHTAEPLSTGLEPDISDRSGFEPELGGELRQNAVFVDETVCIGCGHCAHTASGTFFLEQEYGRARVIAQDGDEEDLVQEAIDTCPVDCIAWVNYNDLNKLEEARKNQIIRNLGIIGDGSALRRSINQ
- a CDS encoding DUF1257 domain-containing protein, with the translated sequence MSHFSQVKTQIRSLEPLQKALTDLGVNWKSGASPMRGHQGATTEAEVVIAQDNGYDVGFQWNGSEYALVADMQFWQQPWTVESFLQKVTQRYAIATVMSESSNQGFALAEQQVREDGSVRLVLQRWNG
- a CDS encoding RNA recognition motif domain-containing protein, which codes for MSIYVGNLSYEVTEDDLKAVFAEYGKITRVHLPIDRESGRPRGFAFVEMTDEKEEDAAIEALDEAEWMGRSLKVNKAKPRESSDSFGGGRGGFKGGGGRPSGGGGRRY